ACACAATTTTGAGCCCTGGAGTGTGAAAAAACCAAGCCTCGTTTGATTGAGAGTGAAACGGGCCTGCCCCTACGCCCGCACCAGTAGGCATACGCACTACTACGTCAGCGTTTTGCCCCCAGCGGTAATGTACCTTGGCAAGATTATTTACGATTTGGTTAAACCCACAAGTCACAAAATCTGCAAACTGCATTTCTACAATTGCTTTGTATTTTTTGACCGAAAGCCCCAAGCCAATGCCTACAATGGCCGACTCGCACAAAGGCGTATTACGTACCCGTCCTTTGCCAAACTGTTCGACAAAGCCTTGGGTAATTTTAAATACTCCTCCATACTCTGCAATGTCTTGCCCCATAATGACCGAGTTGGGGTACTGTTCCATAGCTTGTCGCAAACCGTCAGATACCGCATCTACAAAGCGTTTTGGGTTCATTACTTTGTTTTTGGGAGGCGTAGGGGTAAACTCATAAGGTGCATACAAGTCGGCTTCTTCGGTGGCAACAGATGCCTCTGGCAATGGTTCTGCATAAGCAGTGGCAAGCCCTTCATCGATCTCTTTTTTGATGTACTCTCTGATTTCTTCGATGATGTGATCGTTGAGTACTCCCTGGCGTTTCAAAAAGGTTTCGTAGTTGATCACTGGGTCTTTTTTCGCCCAGGCATCCATAAGGTGTTTGGGTACATACTTGGTGCCCGAAGCTTCTTCGTGCCCTCTCATTCTAAAAGTAAGGGCTTCTATAAGAATAGGGCGAGGGTCTTGGCGCAACTCGCTGGCATAATGGCGTACTGTACTGTATACCTCCAGTAAGTTGTTGCCATCTACCTGTACTGCTTCCATTCCATACCCTATGCCCTTGTCTTTGAGCCATTCGCATTTGTATTGTTCATTTACAGGGGTTGATAAACCATAGCCATTATTTTCTATCATAAAAATAATGGGAAGGTTCCAAACTGCCGCCACATTCAATGCTTCATGAAACTCACCTTCACTGGTACCTCCATCGCCACTAAAGGCAATGGTTACTTTTTTGTCGTTGTTAAGCAAATCTGCCAGCGCCAAACCGCTTCCTACCGATAGTTGTGGACCCAAGTGCGAGATCATAC
This is a stretch of genomic DNA from Microscilla marina ATCC 23134. It encodes these proteins:
- a CDS encoding alpha-ketoacid dehydrogenase subunit alpha/beta, giving the protein MKFDRKKYKDDLLLDFYKYILKPRMIEEKMLILLRQGKISKWFSGIGQEAIAVGSTLALEPDDYILPMHRNLGVFTSRGIPLERLFAQFQGKDLGFTKGRDRSFHFGSNEHHIIGMISHLGPQLSVGSGLALADLLNNDKKVTIAFSGDGGTSEGEFHEALNVAAVWNLPIIFMIENNGYGLSTPVNEQYKCEWLKDKGIGYGMEAVQVDGNNLLEVYSTVRHYASELRQDPRPILIEALTFRMRGHEEASGTKYVPKHLMDAWAKKDPVINYETFLKRQGVLNDHIIEEIREYIKKEIDEGLATAYAEPLPEASVATEEADLYAPYEFTPTPPKNKVMNPKRFVDAVSDGLRQAMEQYPNSVIMGQDIAEYGGVFKITQGFVEQFGKGRVRNTPLCESAIVGIGLGLSVKKYKAIVEMQFADFVTCGFNQIVNNLAKVHYRWGQNADVVVRMPTGAGVGAGPFHSQSNEAWFFHTPGLKIVYPSTPYDAKGLLTASIEEPNPVMYFEHKALYRSITEDIPDDYYTLPIGKARVVQKGEDVSIITYGMGVHWAKQIAAELFPDHPETVEILDLRTLLPWDKEAVEATVKKTGKVIVAHEDNITGGIGAEIAAWIAEHCFQHLDAPVMREGSLDTPVPFAAPLEQIYLPKERIKDKVNTLLNF